One segment of Trichlorobacter ammonificans DNA contains the following:
- a CDS encoding hemerythrin domain-containing protein, whose protein sequence is MKTDITHALIEEHKLILRMIALLENNARRTAEGNYTTWQFYRDGIDFIRQYADRFHHAKEEDVLFTALIDNGMPREHSPVAAMLMEHERGRAFVGALEEAVTEAEAGNRQAYGRIAENALGYAALLRDHIAKEDGILYPLAERIVPEAMRQRIVNGYRDAEAKTPTAPGDHYRRLVEQYERE, encoded by the coding sequence ATGCCCTGATTGAAGAGCACAAGCTGATCCTGCGCATGATCGCCCTGCTGGAGAACAACGCCCGGCGCACCGCCGAAGGAAACTACACCACCTGGCAGTTCTACCGGGACGGTATCGACTTCATCCGCCAGTACGCCGACCGGTTCCACCACGCGAAAGAAGAGGATGTGCTCTTCACGGCCCTGATCGACAACGGCATGCCCCGCGAGCACAGCCCGGTGGCGGCCATGCTGATGGAGCACGAACGGGGTCGCGCCTTTGTCGGCGCCCTGGAGGAGGCGGTGACCGAGGCGGAGGCCGGCAATAGGCAGGCATACGGAAGGATCGCCGAAAATGCCCTTGGCTACGCGGCCCTGCTGCGGGACCATATCGCCAAGGAGGACGGCATCCTCTACCCCCTGGCGGAACGGATCGTTCCCGAGGCGATGCGGCAGCGTATCGTCAACGGCTACCGCGACGCCGAGGCGAAGACGCCGACCGCCCCGGGTGACCACTACCGGCGACTCGTTGAGCAGTACGAACGGGAATAG
- a CDS encoding c-type cytochrome, whose translation MRHLIRLGCLLILALAVPAGTTSAQQEPAPVPAGDPARGADLYTGALSFAKGAAPCGACHALANRGITGARMAADLGGLFTADSADAIRDTVGAIEVPVMKKIYSAHPLTDTEYADLAAFARQPLPTTPVDRGTTLPLAGAGVAALFLLCFTFHKRRIS comes from the coding sequence ATGCGACACCTGATCAGGCTTGGCTGTCTCCTCATCCTGGCGCTGGCCGTTCCGGCGGGAACCACGTCCGCGCAGCAGGAGCCCGCACCGGTCCCGGCCGGCGACCCGGCACGCGGCGCGGACCTGTACACCGGCGCCCTCTCCTTTGCCAAAGGAGCCGCCCCCTGCGGCGCCTGCCATGCCCTGGCCAACCGGGGAATCACCGGCGCACGGATGGCCGCCGACCTGGGCGGACTGTTCACCGCCGACAGTGCCGACGCCATCAGGGATACGGTCGGCGCCATCGAGGTGCCGGTGATGAAGAAGATCTACAGCGCCCATCCCCTGACCGACACCGAATATGCCGATCTGGCCGCCTTTGCCCGCCAGCCGCTGCCCACCACGCCCGTGGACCGTGGCACCACCCTTCCCCTGGCCGGGGCCGGAGTCGCTGCCCTGTTTCTGCTCTGCTTCACGTTCCATAAAAGGAGGATATCCTGA
- a CDS encoding nitrate reductase subunit alpha — translation MSTTRITDDHSLGARDWEEFYRNRWQYDKVVRSAHGVNCTGGCSWMVHVKDGIVGWELQANDYPQFNGELPNHEPRGCPRGISFSWYLYSPLRVKHPYMRGVLLDLWREARQRFDDPVEAWKSIVENPQARQSYTGSRGMGGFRRVAWETAQELIAASSLYTAKTYGPDRVVGFSPIPAMSMISYAAGSRFLQLFGGVAMSFYDWYCDLPPASPQVWGEQTDVNESADWYNASYIVLCGSNVPMTRTPDAHFLSEARYRGTKVVVMSPDYNMATKFADAWLPVEQGHDGAFWMALNHVLLTEFYVERQVPFFDEYVRNYTDLPFLVKLTEKDGALRQGEFLRASELERAEGLEHADWTMCVCDSAGSVRIPHGSIGSRYSKREGAWNLDMKDMVDGGEIDCSLSFLGGETGMVRFSFEADGDLLREVPVRRVMTRNGEVTVATVFDLLMAQFGVSRGLKGDYPAGYGDDKPFTPAWQEKYTGIAAETLLKIAREWGQNGEQSNGRNMVIIGAGINHWYHNDLIYRSIITALILTGSVGRNGAGLAHYVGQEKVVPLAPWTTVAMAQDWTKASRLQNTPSFWYIHSDQWRYDRTFVDYFKPETGENMPLHAADFNAKAVRLGWLPFAPHFNDNTLRLVEAAKAAGAATDDEIRAWLVARLKSGQTRFAIEDPDGAGNSPKVWFIWRGNAISSSAKGHEFFLKHVIGAPNSSFTAREAAKGQVHELVWHEQAPTAKMDLVVDLNFRMDTSTLYSDIVLPAATWYEKSDLNTTDMHSFVNCMDAAVPPAWESRTDWDIFGGIAAKVSELAPAHFPAPVRDIIAAPLLHDTPGEIAQRSVKDWKLGECEAIPGTTMPNLPIVERDYVNLYNRFLSLGPGIGHLHAHGVNFDAEDVHARLLKEMPTRSWGDKSFVDLQDTRTVADVLMAFAPETNGELAYRAYQNLEKRVGKPLAQIAAGDRNFRITWEEITQKPRRFISTPVWSGLVNDSRPYAPYTLNVEHGVPWRTLTGRQSFYLDHPYYGQFHEGLPTFKAKLDPAILDETEGESGLILNLLTPHGKWSIHSTYSDNLRMLTLSRGGPVVWLNHEDAASAGIEDNEPIEVYNANGVVTSRAVVSSRIPRGAAIMYHAPERTLDIRKSRKSGKRGGVHNSLSRIRLKPTLMLGGYAQFSYYFNYWGPTGVNRDSYVVVRKLRG, via the coding sequence ATGAGCACCACACGGATCACGGACGATCATTCCCTGGGAGCACGCGACTGGGAAGAGTTCTACCGCAACCGCTGGCAGTACGACAAGGTGGTGCGCAGCGCCCACGGGGTGAACTGTACCGGCGGCTGCAGCTGGATGGTGCATGTCAAGGACGGCATCGTCGGCTGGGAACTGCAGGCCAACGACTACCCCCAGTTCAACGGCGAACTGCCGAACCACGAACCGCGCGGCTGCCCCCGGGGGATCAGCTTCTCCTGGTACCTCTACAGCCCCCTGCGGGTGAAGCACCCTTATATGCGCGGCGTGCTGCTGGACCTCTGGCGTGAGGCCCGTCAACGGTTCGACGATCCGGTGGAGGCATGGAAGAGCATCGTGGAGAACCCCCAGGCGCGGCAGAGCTACACCGGCAGCCGCGGCATGGGCGGGTTCCGGCGGGTTGCCTGGGAAACGGCCCAGGAACTGATCGCCGCCTCCTCCCTCTACACGGCAAAGACGTACGGTCCCGACCGGGTGGTGGGCTTTTCGCCGATCCCGGCCATGTCCATGATCAGCTACGCCGCCGGCAGCCGGTTCCTGCAGCTCTTCGGCGGCGTGGCCATGAGCTTCTACGACTGGTACTGCGACCTTCCCCCGGCGTCTCCCCAGGTCTGGGGCGAGCAGACCGACGTCAACGAATCGGCCGACTGGTACAACGCCTCTTACATCGTGCTCTGCGGCTCCAACGTGCCGATGACCCGCACCCCGGACGCCCACTTCCTCTCCGAGGCCCGCTATCGCGGTACCAAGGTGGTGGTCATGTCCCCGGACTACAACATGGCCACCAAGTTCGCCGACGCCTGGCTGCCGGTTGAGCAGGGGCACGACGGCGCCTTCTGGATGGCGCTCAACCACGTCCTCCTCACCGAGTTCTACGTCGAGCGCCAGGTTCCCTTCTTCGACGAGTACGTGCGGAACTATACCGACCTCCCCTTCCTGGTCAAACTGACCGAGAAGGACGGCGCGCTGCGCCAGGGGGAGTTCCTGCGTGCCTCGGAGCTGGAGCGGGCCGAGGGGCTGGAGCATGCCGACTGGACCATGTGCGTCTGCGACAGCGCCGGCAGCGTCCGCATCCCCCACGGCAGCATCGGCTCCCGCTACAGCAAGCGGGAAGGGGCCTGGAATCTGGACATGAAGGATATGGTGGACGGCGGCGAGATCGACTGCAGCCTCTCCTTCCTGGGGGGGGAAACCGGCATGGTGCGCTTCTCCTTCGAGGCGGACGGCGACCTGCTGCGGGAAGTGCCGGTACGACGGGTCATGACCAGAAACGGCGAGGTGACCGTTGCCACGGTGTTCGACCTGCTCATGGCCCAGTTCGGCGTCTCCCGGGGCCTGAAAGGGGACTACCCCGCCGGCTACGGCGACGACAAGCCGTTCACTCCGGCCTGGCAGGAGAAGTACACCGGCATTGCCGCGGAAACCCTGCTCAAGATCGCCCGCGAGTGGGGTCAGAACGGCGAACAGAGCAACGGCCGCAACATGGTCATCATCGGCGCCGGCATCAACCACTGGTACCACAACGACCTGATCTACCGCTCCATCATCACCGCCCTGATCCTCACCGGCAGCGTGGGGCGCAACGGCGCCGGTCTGGCCCACTACGTCGGCCAGGAAAAGGTGGTGCCCCTGGCCCCGTGGACCACCGTGGCCATGGCCCAGGACTGGACCAAGGCGTCCCGCCTGCAGAACACCCCCAGCTTCTGGTACATCCACTCCGACCAGTGGCGCTACGACCGCACCTTTGTGGACTACTTCAAGCCGGAGACCGGCGAGAACATGCCGCTGCACGCCGCCGACTTCAACGCCAAGGCGGTCCGGCTGGGCTGGCTCCCCTTCGCCCCCCATTTCAACGACAACACCCTACGGCTGGTGGAGGCGGCCAAGGCGGCCGGCGCCGCCACCGACGACGAGATCCGCGCCTGGCTGGTGGCCCGCCTGAAAAGCGGTCAGACCCGTTTCGCCATCGAGGACCCGGACGGCGCGGGGAACTCCCCCAAGGTCTGGTTCATCTGGCGCGGCAACGCCATCTCCTCCAGCGCCAAGGGGCACGAATTCTTCCTCAAGCATGTCATCGGCGCCCCCAACAGCAGCTTCACCGCCCGGGAAGCGGCCAAGGGACAGGTGCACGAGCTGGTCTGGCACGAACAGGCCCCCACCGCCAAGATGGACCTGGTGGTGGACCTGAACTTCCGGATGGACACCTCCACCCTCTACTCCGACATCGTGCTGCCGGCAGCCACCTGGTACGAGAAGTCGGACCTGAACACCACCGACATGCACTCCTTTGTCAACTGCATGGACGCCGCCGTGCCGCCGGCCTGGGAGTCGCGGACCGACTGGGACATCTTCGGCGGCATCGCCGCCAAGGTCAGCGAACTGGCCCCGGCCCACTTCCCGGCGCCGGTCAGGGATATCATCGCCGCCCCGCTGCTCCACGACACGCCGGGCGAAATCGCCCAGCGCAGCGTCAAGGACTGGAAGCTGGGCGAATGCGAGGCGATACCGGGCACGACCATGCCCAACCTGCCGATCGTGGAGCGGGACTACGTCAACCTCTACAACCGCTTCCTCTCCCTGGGGCCCGGCATCGGCCACCTCCATGCCCACGGAGTGAACTTCGACGCCGAGGATGTCCACGCCAGGCTGCTCAAGGAGATGCCGACCCGCTCCTGGGGCGACAAAAGCTTCGTGGATCTGCAGGACACCCGCACCGTGGCCGACGTGCTGATGGCCTTTGCCCCGGAAACCAACGGCGAGCTGGCCTACCGCGCCTACCAGAACCTGGAGAAGCGGGTGGGCAAGCCGCTGGCCCAGATCGCCGCCGGCGACCGCAATTTCCGGATCACCTGGGAGGAGATCACCCAGAAGCCGCGCCGCTTCATCAGCACCCCGGTCTGGAGCGGCCTGGTCAACGACAGCCGTCCCTACGCCCCCTACACCCTGAACGTGGAGCACGGCGTACCCTGGCGCACCCTGACCGGCCGGCAGTCCTTCTACCTGGATCACCCCTACTACGGCCAGTTCCACGAGGGGCTGCCCACCTTCAAGGCCAAGCTCGACCCGGCCATCCTGGACGAGACCGAGGGGGAAAGCGGGCTGATCCTCAACCTCCTCACCCCCCACGGCAAGTGGAGCATCCATTCCACGTACAGCGACAACCTGCGGATGCTGACCCTTTCCCGGGGCGGCCCCGTGGTCTGGCTGAACCATGAGGATGCGGCAAGCGCCGGCATCGAGGACAACGAGCCGATCGAGGTCTACAACGCCAACGGCGTGGTGACCAGCCGGGCCGTGGTGTCGTCCCGCATCCCGCGGGGAGCGGCCATCATGTACCACGCCCCGGAACGGACCCTGGACATCAGGAAATCGCGCAAGAGCGGCAAGCGGGGCGGCGTGCACAACTCCCTCTCCCGCATCCGCCTGAAGCCGACCCTGATGCTCGGCGGCTACGCCCAGTTCAGCTACTACTTCAATTACTGGGGACCGACCGGCGTGAACCGTGACAGCTACGTGGTGGTCAGAAAGTTGAGGGGGTGA
- the narH gene encoding nitrate reductase subunit beta, translating to MNVRAQLVMVFNLDKCIGCHACSISCKNIWTDRKGAEYMWWNNVETKPGVGYPRKWEDQETFKGGWLRDGSRLKLRALGKGPTLLNMFFQPNMPKLDDYYEPFDFDYSNLYKAPPGSDQPVAEAFSQISGKRMEEITGGPNWDDDLSGSQTYAASDVNLEDRSIVEDYGRMFMQYLPRICNHCLNPACVASCPSRALYKRGEDGVVLVDQEVCKGWRFCTSACPYKKVYFNWQSGKAEKCIFCFPRVESGQCNACAHSCVGRIRHVGVLLYDADRVEEALLRADDELVAAQRSVILNPRDPRVREAARANGVSEQWLTAAEKSPVYALVKEFGVALPLHPEFRTMPMAWYIPSLSPVISSGRDLHELADHGTFPLMETMRAPISYLANLLAGGNREIIAEILRKLIALRLYKRADTLGQTLETSILHNAGLDRASADRLYRLFTIAPYGERFLIPAQQREEQDPQQRKGTAGFGILKKTRGAR from the coding sequence ATGAACGTCAGAGCACAACTGGTCATGGTATTCAATCTGGACAAGTGCATCGGCTGCCACGCCTGCAGCATCTCCTGCAAGAACATCTGGACCGACCGCAAGGGCGCCGAGTACATGTGGTGGAACAACGTCGAAACCAAGCCGGGCGTCGGCTACCCCAGGAAATGGGAGGATCAGGAGACGTTCAAGGGGGGCTGGCTGCGGGACGGCAGCAGGCTGAAGCTGCGCGCCCTGGGCAAGGGCCCCACCCTGCTCAACATGTTCTTCCAGCCCAACATGCCCAAGCTGGACGACTACTACGAGCCGTTCGACTTCGACTACAGCAACCTCTACAAGGCCCCGCCGGGAAGCGACCAGCCGGTGGCCGAGGCGTTCTCGCAGATCTCCGGGAAGCGGATGGAGGAGATCACCGGCGGCCCCAACTGGGACGACGACCTCTCCGGCTCGCAGACCTACGCCGCCAGCGACGTCAACCTGGAGGACCGCAGCATCGTCGAGGACTACGGCCGCATGTTCATGCAGTACCTGCCCCGTATCTGCAACCACTGCCTGAACCCGGCCTGCGTCGCCTCCTGCCCCTCGCGGGCGCTCTACAAGCGGGGAGAGGACGGCGTGGTGCTGGTGGACCAGGAGGTCTGCAAGGGGTGGCGGTTCTGCACCAGCGCCTGCCCCTACAAGAAGGTCTACTTCAACTGGCAGAGCGGCAAGGCCGAGAAATGCATCTTCTGCTTCCCGCGGGTGGAGAGCGGACAGTGCAACGCCTGCGCCCACAGTTGCGTGGGCAGGATCCGTCACGTGGGGGTGCTGCTCTACGACGCCGACCGGGTGGAAGAGGCGCTGCTCAGGGCGGACGATGAACTGGTGGCGGCGCAGCGCTCGGTGATCCTGAACCCCCGCGACCCCCGGGTACGGGAGGCGGCCCGTGCGAACGGGGTCAGCGAACAGTGGCTGACGGCCGCGGAAAAATCGCCGGTCTACGCCCTGGTCAAGGAGTTTGGCGTGGCGCTGCCGCTACACCCCGAATTCCGCACCATGCCGATGGCCTGGTACATCCCCTCCCTCTCGCCGGTGATCTCCAGCGGCAGGGATCTGCACGAACTGGCCGACCACGGCACCTTCCCGCTCATGGAGACCATGCGGGCGCCGATCAGCTACCTGGCCAACCTGCTGGCCGGCGGCAACCGGGAGATCATCGCCGAAATCCTGCGCAAGCTGATCGCCCTGCGGCTCTACAAGCGGGCCGACACCCTGGGGCAGACGCTGGAAACCTCGATCCTGCACAACGCCGGCCTGGACCGGGCAAGCGCCGACAGGCTCTACCGCCTCTTCACCATCGCCCCCTACGGTGAACGCTTCCTCATCCCGGCCCAGCAGCGCGAGGAGCAGGACCCGCAGCAGCGCAAGGGAACCGCCGGCTTCGGCATCCTCAAGAAGACACGGGGGGCGCGATGA
- the narJ gene encoding nitrate reductase molybdenum cofactor assembly chaperone yields the protein MNSPELYDALSRLLDYPENPEQVRRDQALVGDLLGRRYPDCHLDSFAAFVASSPEAALQEEYVATFDFNPTTAPYLGHHLFGDNQKKGGYMIMLKQEYERRGYVANGCELPDHLAVVLGFLAHQARREETEEEAETRRRFIAQCVLPGVERLQAAFDERQHSPWRPLIEAVRLLCAEDCKEVPSC from the coding sequence ATGAACAGTCCGGAACTCTACGACGCCCTGTCCCGCCTGCTGGACTACCCGGAAAACCCGGAGCAGGTGCGGCGGGACCAGGCCCTGGTCGGCGACCTGCTGGGCAGACGCTACCCCGACTGCCATCTCGACTCCTTTGCCGCCTTCGTCGCCTCCTCCCCGGAAGCGGCGCTGCAGGAGGAGTACGTCGCCACCTTCGACTTCAACCCGACCACCGCCCCCTACCTGGGTCACCATCTCTTTGGCGACAACCAGAAAAAAGGGGGATATATGATCATGCTGAAACAGGAGTACGAACGCCGGGGCTACGTCGCCAACGGCTGCGAGCTTCCCGACCACCTTGCCGTGGTGCTCGGCTTCCTGGCCCACCAGGCCCGTCGGGAGGAAACGGAGGAGGAAGCGGAAACCCGTCGCCGGTTCATCGCCCAGTGCGTGCTACCGGGGGTCGAGCGGCTGCAGGCGGCCTTCGACGAACGGCAGCACTCCCCCTGGCGACCGCTCATTGAAGCAGTGCGGCTGTTGTGCGCGGAAGATTGCAAGGAGGTTCCGTCATGCTGA
- the narI gene encoding respiratory nitrate reductase subunit gamma, with translation MLNTIVFVILPYVALALLLFVTPYRFFSNRLTWSAYSTQFLERDTLYWGINPWHYGILPVLLAHLFATLFPGVTAALLGDRTRLLVVEATGLGLGIIALLGCLILLLRRANSPILGKVTSPADILLLLVLALQTASGIVVAVTAGWGAQWYPATAGPYLRSLVLLNPQPEYVSGISTAFTLHVAGAFLLLAVLPFTKLVHLLYLPFDFLKDPPLLYKWRTRRDEIG, from the coding sequence ATGCTGAACACCATCGTTTTCGTCATACTCCCCTACGTGGCCCTGGCGCTGCTCCTGTTCGTGACGCCGTACCGCTTCTTCAGCAACCGGCTGACCTGGTCCGCCTACTCCACCCAGTTTCTGGAGCGCGACACCCTCTACTGGGGGATCAATCCCTGGCACTACGGCATCCTGCCGGTGCTGCTGGCTCACCTCTTCGCCACCCTGTTCCCCGGCGTCACCGCGGCCCTGCTGGGGGACCGCACCCGGCTGCTGGTGGTGGAGGCCACCGGCCTTGGGCTGGGAATCATCGCCCTGCTGGGCTGCCTGATCCTGTTGCTCCGCCGGGCGAACTCCCCCATCCTGGGCAAGGTCACCTCGCCGGCCGACATCCTGCTGCTCCTGGTGCTGGCGCTCCAGACCGCCAGCGGCATCGTGGTGGCGGTCACCGCCGGCTGGGGAGCCCAGTGGTATCCGGCCACGGCCGGTCCCTACCTGCGCTCCCTGGTACTGCTCAACCCGCAGCCCGAGTACGTAAGCGGCATTTCCACCGCCTTCACCCTGCATGTGGCCGGCGCCTTCCTGCTGCTGGCGGTGCTGCCCTTCACCAAGCTGGTGCACCTGCTCTACCTGCCGTTCGATTTCCTGAAGGACCCGCCGCTGTTGTACAAGTGGCGGACGCGGCGGGACGAAATCGGCTAG
- a CDS encoding MFS transporter: MSGSTRTDEKPMGWMDLLAFGRDDIMALHKTWVAFFITFYVWFNMAPLASTIMKETGLTLDQLKILATCNVALTVPMRVIVGMLCDRLGPRKTFCLVMWTMAVPCVWFAFASTFTEMLITRLILSAVGTGFVVGIAMTSLWFKPKDTGFAQGVEAGLGNWGSSLAAITMPILALTVLESWRWAIAASGIVMFLYGVYYWFSITDGPEGAVRTVARKAHAIEVSTWGDLINAIFWTIPIVGVLALVVRTVAAKGYIAPETSYLLYAVIAAGVLYQVVSLVKVNVPILKKGVPEDDRYRFTQVGTLCASYVVTFGAELAVISMLPLFFQKTFGMSPVMAGLFGSMFAVLNFFSRALGGYISDRTPTRKLAHLLYLGGVTGGFLLMSFIGPQWPLMLASLAVFVCALFVTGGCGTTYALVPFVKRRITGNVAGYTGAYGNVGAVVYTSAYMLLSDSQFFLMIGISAALVFVFCLFAMKEPAGAFAAEYQLSSVDRELMAKAAAEPAGQ, translated from the coding sequence ATGTCCGGATCGACACGAACCGACGAAAAACCGATGGGCTGGATGGACCTGCTCGCCTTCGGGCGGGACGACATCATGGCCCTGCACAAGACCTGGGTCGCCTTCTTCATCACCTTCTACGTCTGGTTCAACATGGCGCCGCTGGCCTCCACCATCATGAAGGAGACCGGGCTGACCCTTGACCAGCTCAAGATCCTGGCAACCTGCAACGTGGCCCTGACCGTGCCGATGCGGGTCATCGTCGGCATGCTCTGCGACCGGCTGGGGCCGCGCAAAACCTTCTGCCTGGTGATGTGGACCATGGCGGTACCCTGCGTCTGGTTCGCCTTTGCCAGCACCTTCACCGAAATGCTGATCACCCGCCTGATCCTGAGCGCGGTGGGAACCGGCTTCGTGGTGGGCATCGCCATGACCTCCCTCTGGTTCAAACCGAAGGACACCGGCTTCGCTCAGGGGGTGGAGGCGGGGCTGGGCAACTGGGGCTCGTCGCTTGCGGCCATCACCATGCCGATCCTGGCCCTCACCGTGCTGGAAAGCTGGCGCTGGGCCATCGCCGCCAGCGGCATCGTCATGTTCCTCTACGGCGTCTACTACTGGTTCTCCATCACCGACGGCCCCGAGGGGGCGGTGCGGACCGTGGCCCGCAAGGCCCACGCCATCGAGGTCTCCACCTGGGGCGACCTGATCAACGCCATCTTCTGGACCATCCCGATCGTGGGGGTGCTGGCCCTGGTGGTGCGCACCGTGGCCGCCAAGGGCTACATCGCGCCGGAGACCTCCTACCTCCTCTACGCCGTCATCGCCGCCGGCGTGCTCTACCAGGTGGTCTCCCTGGTCAAGGTCAACGTGCCGATCCTGAAAAAGGGGGTTCCGGAGGACGACCGCTACCGCTTCACCCAGGTGGGCACCCTCTGCGCCTCCTACGTGGTCACCTTCGGGGCGGAACTGGCGGTCATCTCCATGCTGCCGCTGTTCTTCCAGAAAACCTTCGGCATGAGCCCGGTCATGGCCGGCCTGTTCGGCTCCATGTTCGCGGTGCTGAACTTCTTCTCCCGCGCCCTGGGGGGATACATCTCCGACCGCACCCCCACCCGCAAGCTGGCCCACCTGCTCTACCTGGGCGGGGTCACCGGCGGTTTTCTGCTGATGAGCTTCATCGGGCCGCAGTGGCCACTGATGCTGGCTTCCCTGGCGGTTTTCGTCTGCGCCCTGTTCGTCACCGGCGGCTGCGGCACCACCTATGCCCTGGTGCCGTTCGTGAAACGGCGGATCACCGGCAACGTGGCCGGCTACACCGGGGCCTACGGCAACGTGGGGGCGGTGGTCTACACCTCGGCCTACATGCTGCTGTCCGACAGCCAGTTCTTCCTGATGATCGGCATCTCCGCGGCCCTGGTCTTCGTCTTCTGCCTGTTCGCCATGAAGGAACCGGCCGGGGCCTTTGCCGCGGAATACCAGCTTTCGTCGGTAGATCGGGAACTGATGGCCAAGGCCGCCGCAGAACCGGCGGGGCAGTAA
- a CDS encoding PAS domain-containing protein — protein sequence MENLEHYLRQTLDAAPDAILISDRQGIIRYWNSGAEQMLGYSAAEAVGQSLDLFIPEKLRGRHWDGYYRVMESGVTKYQTGLLSSPGLRKDGSQVSLEFSMVLLKDESGVMQGCAAIMRDVTARWLKEKELKQKLADCEAQLAT from the coding sequence ATGGAAAACCTTGAACACTACCTCAGACAGACCCTGGATGCCGCCCCCGACGCCATCCTCATCTCGGACCGCCAGGGGATCATCCGCTACTGGAACAGCGGGGCCGAACAGATGCTGGGCTACAGCGCCGCCGAAGCAGTGGGACAGTCCCTTGACCTGTTCATCCCGGAAAAACTGCGGGGCCGCCACTGGGATGGGTACTACCGGGTCATGGAGTCCGGCGTCACCAAGTACCAGACCGGCCTGCTCTCCTCACCGGGGCTGCGCAAGGACGGCAGCCAGGTATCGCTGGAGTTCAGCATGGTGCTGCTGAAGGATGAATCCGGCGTCATGCAGGGCTGCGCCGCCATCATGCGGGATGTCACGGCACGCTGGTTGAAGGAGAAGGAGTTGAAGCAGAAACTGGCCGACTGCGAGGCGCAGTTGGCCACGTAA